A stretch of Methanosphaerula palustris E1-9c DNA encodes these proteins:
- a CDS encoding KH domain-containing protein: MIQESKIAGNRVGVLIGKAGATKRELEERTSSSITINSDEGMVKVEGEDAVGVLLAGEVIRAINRGFSPAHAFTLLDDEDMILDVIELSSTGDTQRQLDRLRGRIIGRDGSSREQIETMTSTYLSVYGKTVAIIGLPDQVKNARAGIEMLIKGIPHESVFAFLDRKKKELKQDMLSYYY, from the coding sequence ATGATACAGGAGTCAAAGATTGCAGGGAACAGAGTCGGGGTTCTGATCGGAAAGGCAGGGGCGACCAAGCGGGAGCTCGAGGAGCGGACCTCGTCATCGATCACCATCAACAGCGATGAAGGAATGGTGAAGGTGGAGGGCGAGGACGCAGTCGGCGTACTGCTGGCCGGCGAGGTGATCAGGGCGATCAACCGGGGGTTCTCCCCGGCGCATGCGTTCACCCTCCTTGATGACGAGGACATGATCCTCGATGTGATCGAGCTCTCGTCCACCGGGGATACGCAGAGACAGCTGGATCGGCTGCGTGGACGGATCATCGGCAGGGACGGAAGTTCCCGCGAACAGATCGAGACGATGACCAGCACCTACCTCTCGGTCTATGGGAAGACGGTGGCGATCATCGGGCTACCCGACCAGGTCAAAAACGCCCGTGCCGGGATCGAGATGCTGATAAAAGGAATCCCGCACGAGAGTGTCTTTGCATTTCTGGATCGCAAGAAGAAGGAACTGAAGCAGGACATGCTCAGTTACTACTACTGA
- a CDS encoding ATP-dependent DNA helicase, protein MKIASLPVPAPLIEYCEEKGITDLYPPQAACVDEGIFSGKSLLVAIPTASGKTLVAELAMHAQVANGGKCLYIVPLRALAGEKFREFSGKGVKVGISTGDLDRRDEFLGANDIIIATSEKVDSLLRNKTPWLRQVTLLVVDEVHLIASPDRGPTLEMVITKLRYRIPNLQVIALSATIGNPKKLADWLGAGLVTSEWRPVDLRQGVFYRGKIHFHQGEREVAEPSKTEDLNLCIDTIEEGGQCLVFVNSRRNAEGFAKRAAAAFKKRVKSPVLEEYAARILESATTDQEKVLAACIATGSAFHHAGLRREFRELIEEGFLKGEIRCISSTPTLAAGLNLPARRVIIRDLLRFSGAEGMAPIPVGEYHQMAGRAGRPHLDPYGEAVMIAKNEQSIEELFERYIDAPAEPVVSQCTRSGALCSHLLSLIATGFATDRKGLSKFLVQTFYGFTHASTKALDTIVNQSLKFLTETEMITEIGDLLQATEYGALVSRLYIDPLSAEAISGAMLEADGYSDRALLQVVCSTSDMPALYLKSKDLQYLEKFLYEHGDDLWQQVPWEDREQFYRSVKTAMLLSDYTDEVPEAIICERYDVGPGDLYAAVTNVTWLIHAAARLAAMFREDLAPAVRELEICTSQGIRRELLPLVRLKGIGRVRARRLFNNGITDPATLQEAGFDRITSILGSGVAKSLFSQFDEKETKERKDDLQGSSELVKKAQTSLFGFGGCDE, encoded by the coding sequence ATGAAGATAGCATCATTGCCGGTGCCCGCGCCGCTTATTGAGTACTGTGAAGAGAAGGGAATCACTGACCTTTACCCTCCACAGGCCGCCTGTGTCGACGAAGGAATCTTCTCCGGGAAGAGTTTGCTCGTGGCGATACCGACCGCGAGCGGCAAGACGCTGGTCGCCGAGCTGGCCATGCATGCCCAGGTCGCCAATGGCGGGAAATGCCTGTATATCGTACCGCTCAGAGCGCTGGCTGGCGAGAAGTTTCGGGAGTTCTCAGGAAAGGGGGTGAAGGTCGGGATCTCCACTGGAGATCTCGACCGGCGCGACGAATTTTTGGGTGCCAACGATATCATCATCGCCACCTCCGAGAAGGTCGACTCGCTCCTCCGGAACAAAACTCCGTGGCTTCGGCAAGTGACACTGCTGGTCGTAGATGAGGTTCATCTGATCGCGTCGCCCGACCGCGGCCCCACGCTGGAGATGGTAATCACTAAGCTCCGGTACAGAATCCCGAACCTGCAGGTGATCGCCCTCTCTGCAACCATCGGAAACCCGAAGAAGCTGGCTGACTGGCTCGGGGCCGGGCTCGTCACCAGCGAGTGGCGGCCAGTGGACCTCCGGCAGGGGGTTTTCTATCGAGGGAAGATCCACTTCCACCAGGGGGAACGGGAGGTGGCTGAACCCTCCAAGACCGAGGATCTGAACCTCTGCATTGATACAATCGAGGAGGGAGGGCAATGCCTGGTCTTCGTCAACTCCCGACGGAACGCCGAAGGGTTTGCGAAACGAGCCGCCGCAGCGTTCAAGAAGAGGGTGAAGAGTCCTGTTCTGGAGGAGTACGCGGCCCGGATCCTCGAATCGGCCACCACTGACCAGGAGAAGGTGCTCGCAGCCTGCATCGCAACCGGGTCGGCCTTCCACCATGCCGGCCTCAGGCGCGAGTTTCGGGAACTCATAGAGGAAGGGTTCCTGAAGGGGGAGATCCGATGTATCTCCTCAACCCCGACCCTGGCGGCCGGGCTGAACCTGCCGGCGAGAAGAGTGATCATCAGGGACCTGCTGCGATTCTCTGGGGCCGAAGGGATGGCTCCAATCCCAGTCGGCGAGTATCACCAGATGGCCGGCAGGGCCGGGCGGCCGCACCTGGACCCGTACGGTGAAGCCGTGATGATTGCCAAGAACGAGCAGTCGATCGAGGAACTCTTCGAGCGTTACATCGACGCCCCGGCCGAACCGGTCGTCTCCCAGTGCACCCGATCGGGTGCCCTCTGCTCGCACCTCCTCTCGCTGATCGCAACGGGGTTCGCCACGGATCGGAAGGGCCTCAGCAAATTTCTGGTCCAGACTTTCTACGGGTTTACCCACGCCAGCACAAAAGCCCTGGATACGATCGTCAATCAGTCGCTCAAGTTCCTGACAGAGACCGAAATGATCACTGAGATCGGCGATCTCCTCCAGGCGACCGAATACGGGGCACTTGTCTCGAGACTGTACATCGACCCGCTCAGCGCCGAGGCGATCTCTGGAGCGATGCTGGAGGCCGATGGCTACTCCGATCGGGCCCTGTTGCAGGTGGTCTGCAGTACCTCAGACATGCCAGCCCTGTACCTGAAGAGCAAGGATCTCCAGTACCTGGAGAAGTTCCTGTACGAACACGGGGACGACCTCTGGCAGCAGGTCCCCTGGGAGGACCGCGAGCAGTTCTACCGCTCGGTAAAGACTGCGATGCTCCTCAGTGACTATACCGACGAGGTGCCCGAGGCGATCATCTGCGAGCGGTACGATGTTGGTCCCGGCGACCTCTATGCGGCGGTCACCAATGTGACCTGGCTGATCCATGCCGCCGCCCGGCTGGCCGCGATGTTCAGGGAGGACCTGGCGCCGGCGGTGCGGGAGCTTGAAATCTGTACTTCTCAGGGGATCCGGCGCGAGCTCCTGCCACTGGTCAGGCTGAAAGGGATCGGGCGGGTCCGCGCCCGCCGGCTCTTCAACAACGGGATCACCGATCCTGCTACACTGCAGGAGGCCGGATTCGACAGGATCACCTCGATCCTCGGATCAGGAGTTGCGAAGTCCCTCTTTTCACAGTTCGATGAGAAGGAGACGAAGGAACGGAAGGACGATCTCCAGGGATCATCTGAACTGGTGAA